One Phaseolus vulgaris cultivar G19833 chromosome 2, P. vulgaris v2.0, whole genome shotgun sequence DNA window includes the following coding sequences:
- the LOC137811811 gene encoding uncharacterized protein, translated as MWYLCVFFHRLLDYRKPEVESLAQLFGAIEDPRNDDLPFQLQWKLPPNYHTDSPFHFVNLPSEQLAHDIAARSILVKGMYELWGEGSSYEELKESVLSYPDERKLPYLDSDSTFKITVDGFGKVISLEEQKELIQGLSYIPFKGRVKLKNPDHNFWLIEVDNYGGNNGLPPIVQKRIFFGREVGGADRKLIPTYQLKSRNYLGPTAMDAEMAFLMANQALATSGKLVYDPFVGTGSVLVAAAHFGAMTMGADIDIRVVRDGRGPDCNVWSNFKQYGLPMPVGLLRADNNLPPWRSTLKEVFDAIICDPPYGVRAGGRKSGGRKLLRGAVEPYTVPDDKRTDHIPSTAPYSLVECVHDLLDLAAKMLVMGGRLVFFYPVLREDDFAEDHFPEHPCFKLISLSEQILSSRYSRVLLTMVKTGPYTEEIAEVARIRHIEFKENHVKWLEDGNLHSAVFSPADGHLTEAGDPKLIKDPKPKYRGKYV; from the exons ATGTGGTATTTGTGCGTTTTCTTCCACAGGTTGTTGGATTACAGAAAACCCGAAGTGGAATCTCTGGCACAACTCTTTGGAGCCATTGAGGACCCCCGAAACGACGACCTTCCCTTCCAACTGCAATGGAAGCTCCCTCCTAACTACCACACCGATTCCCCTTTCCATTTCGTAAATCTTCCTTCCGAACAACTTGCTCATGACATTGCCGCCCGAA GCATACTTGTGAAGGGAATGTATGAGCTGTGGGGGGAAGGGAGTAGCTACGAGGAGTTGAAAGAGTCTGTCTTGAGTTACCCTGATGAGAGGAAGTTGCCGTACTTGGATTCTGATAGCACTTTTAAGATTACTGTTGATGGCTTCGGGAAGGTCATTAGCCTTGAGGAGCAAAAGGAACTCATTCAAGGGCTCTCTTATATTCCTTTCAAG GGGCGTGTAAAGTTGAAAAACCCAGATCACAACTTCTGGCTTATAGAAGTAGATAATTATGGAGGTAATAATGGTCTTCCTCCAATTGTACAAAAGAGAATCTTCTTTGGTCGTGAAGTGGGTGGGGCTGATAGGAAGCTTATACCCACCTATCAGTTAAAAAGCCGTAATTATCTTGGGCCAACAGCCATGGATGCTGAAATGGCTTTTCTAATGGCCAATCAAGCACTAGCTACTTCTGGGAAGCTTGTTTATGACCCTTTTGTTGGAACTGGAAGTGTTCTTGTTGCAGCAGCTCATTTTGGAGCAATGACCATG GGTGCTGACATTGACATTAGGGTAGTCCGTGATGGACGTGGTCCTGACTGTAATGTTTGGAGTAATTTTAAGCAG TATGGATTACCTATGCCTGTTGGTCTTCTAAGGGCGGATAACAACCTTCCTCCTTGGCGTTCTACATTGAAAGAG GTATTTGATGCCATAATATGTGATCCTCCTTATGGAGTACGAGCTGGGGGACGCAAATCTGGTGGTCGGAAGCTGCTAAGGGGGGCTGTGGAACCTTACACTGTTCCTGACGACAAAAGAACAGATCACATACCATCAACTGCACCTTACAGTTTAGTTGAGTGTGTGCATGATTTGCTTGATCTTGCAGCCAAGATGCTTGTAATGGGGGGAAGGCTTGTGTTTTTCTATCCTGTATTGAGAGAAGATGATTTTGCTGAAGACCATTTCCCAGAACATCCCTGTTTTAAGCTGATATCTTTGTCAGAGCAGATCCTTAGTTCACGTTATAGCAGGGTATTACTGACAATGGTGAAGACAGGTCCTTACACAGAGGAAATAGCTGAGGTGGCTAGGATAAGGCACATTGAGTTCAAGGAGAACCATGTAAAGTGGTTAGAAGATGGTAATCTTCATTCTGCAGTTTTCAGTCCAGCTGATGGTCATTTAACGGAGGCTGGTGATCCCAAGCTTATTAAGGATCCAAAGCCTAAATACAGAGGAAAGTATGTTTAG